Below is a genomic region from Microbacterium esteraromaticum.
ATACGAGCAGAGGAGCGATCGATGAAGGCCCTGACCTGGCACGGCAAGCGCGACGTCCGCATCGAACAGGTTCCCGATCCGCGCATCCTCGAAGCGACCGACGCGATCATCCGCGTGACGTCCACCGCCATCTGCGGCTCGGATCTGCACCTCTACGAGCTGCTCGGCCCCTTCCTCGACCGCGGCGACATCCTCGGCCACGAGAGCATGGGCGAGGTCGTCGAGGTCGGCTCGGCGATCCGCAGCCTCGCGCCAGGCGACCGCGTCGTCATCCCCTTCAACATCGCCTGCGGCACCTGCTGGTTCTGCCTGCGGGGGCTTCAATCGCAGTGCGAGACCACTCAGGTGCGCGAGCACGGCAGCGGTGCGTCTCTGTTCGGCTATACCAAGCTGTACGGCCAGGTGCCAGGCGGGCAGGCCGAGTATCTGCGCGTTCCGCTGGCCGACTACAACCACGTGAAGGTCGGGCCCACGCTGCCCGATGAGAGGTATCTGTTCCTCAGCGACATCCTGCCCACCGCCTGGCAGGGCGTCGAGTACGCGCAGGTACCCGCTGACGGCACCGTCGCGGTGCTGGGGCTCGGTCCGGTCGGGCAGTTCGCGGCCCGCATCGCGCGCACGCGAGGGCACCGGGTGCTCGCCGTCGACCCGGTTCCCGAGCGGCGGGCCATGGCTGAGCGTCACGGCATCGAGGTTTTCGATCTCGATGCGGACGCGGTCCCCCACCTGCGCGATCTCACGGCCGGCCGCGGTCCGGATTCCGTGATCGATGCCGTCGGACTCGAAGCGCACGGCAGCCCCGCGATCTCGCTGATGCATCAGGCTGTCGGTCTGCTGCCCGATGCCCTGTCCCGCCCGGTTCTCGAGCACGCGGGCGTCGATCGCCTCGCCGCGCTGCATGCGGCGATCGAGCTGGTGCGCCGCGGCGGCACCGTCTCGGTGAGCGGCGTCTACGCCGGAGACGCCGACATCCTGCCGATGAAGACCCTGTTCGACAAGCAGATCACCATGCGCATGGGCCAGTGCAACGTCAGGCGCTGGACGGACGAGCTGATGCCTCTCGTCGAGGACGAGGCCGACCCTCTCGGCGTGCTGGATCTGGTCACTCATCGCGCCGCACTCGACGAAGCCCCTGACCTGTACAGGCTGTTCCAGCAGAAGGAGGACGGCTGCATCAAGGTCGTGCTGAACCCAGACGCACCGCGCTCGGAGCATGCCGCTCGCGAGGTGAGCGGCGCCCTATGATCGGGGTCATCGGCCGCCGGTCGTCGCGGATCGTGGAAGGACGGCGCGCATGAACGACTCACGCATCGTGATCTCGGGAGCCAGCGGCCTGATCGGCGGCGCCCTCACCCGATCGCTGCGCTCCGACGGGGTGCGCGTCGTGCACCTCGTGCGTCGTCCCCCACGTCACGGCGATGAGGTCGAGTGGCTGACGGGCGGCCGCCTCGATCCCGAAGCCCTCGCCGGAGCCGCTGCCGTGGTCAACCTCAACGGGGCGAGCATCGGGCGACTGCCATGGGGGTCGCGGTATCGGACGACTCTGCGGGAATCGCGACTGCGCCCGACGGAGCAGCTCGCCGACGCCCTGCTCGAGCTCAGGTCCGAGGCCCCTGCGCTGCTGTCGGCATCGGCCGTCGGATACTACGGCGACCAGCCCGGTGTGCACCTCGACGAGGCCGCGAGGCCGGGCGACACCTTCCTCGCCCAGGTGTGCGTGCAGTGGGAGCGCGAGGCGCAGCGCGCCGCCGGCGTGACGCGCGTCGCGCTGCTGCGCACCGCTCCGATCCTGCACCCGGATGCGGTGCTGAAGCCCATGATCGCGCTGACGCGCGTCGGGCTGGGCGGCCCGCTCGGCTCAGGTCGGCAGGTCTGGCCGTGGATCTCGCTGGACGACGAGGTTCGCGCGATCAGGCACGTCATCGACTCCGAGCTGCATGGCCCGGTGAATCTCGCGGGCCCGCACCGAGCGACGGCCGGCGGGATCG
It encodes:
- a CDS encoding zinc-dependent alcohol dehydrogenase, with the protein product MKALTWHGKRDVRIEQVPDPRILEATDAIIRVTSTAICGSDLHLYELLGPFLDRGDILGHESMGEVVEVGSAIRSLAPGDRVVIPFNIACGTCWFCLRGLQSQCETTQVREHGSGASLFGYTKLYGQVPGGQAEYLRVPLADYNHVKVGPTLPDERYLFLSDILPTAWQGVEYAQVPADGTVAVLGLGPVGQFAARIARTRGHRVLAVDPVPERRAMAERHGIEVFDLDADAVPHLRDLTAGRGPDSVIDAVGLEAHGSPAISLMHQAVGLLPDALSRPVLEHAGVDRLAALHAAIELVRRGGTVSVSGVYAGDADILPMKTLFDKQITMRMGQCNVRRWTDELMPLVEDEADPLGVLDLVTHRAALDEAPDLYRLFQQKEDGCIKVVLNPDAPRSEHAAREVSGAL
- a CDS encoding TIGR01777 family oxidoreductase, with product MNDSRIVISGASGLIGGALTRSLRSDGVRVVHLVRRPPRHGDEVEWLTGGRLDPEALAGAAAVVNLNGASIGRLPWGSRYRTTLRESRLRPTEQLADALLELRSEAPALLSASAVGYYGDQPGVHLDEAARPGDTFLAQVCVQWEREAQRAAGVTRVALLRTAPILHPDAVLKPMIALTRVGLGGPLGSGRQVWPWISLDDEVRAIRHVIDSELHGPVNLAGPHRATAGGIGRALASRLHRPYLIPAPAWALRLALGRPAADSLLLPDADVSPDALTRSGFEFRHPTAPDAIAAAIG